A stretch of Rhinopithecus roxellana isolate Shanxi Qingling chromosome 12, ASM756505v1, whole genome shotgun sequence DNA encodes these proteins:
- the ZNF772 gene encoding zinc finger protein 772 isoform X1, protein MAAAEPMGPAQVPMNSEVIMDPIQGQVNFEDVFVYFSQEEWVLLDEAQRLLYRDVMLENFALMASLGHTSFMSHVVASLVMGSEPWVPDWVDMTLPVATETPGGSGPGCWHGMEDEEIPFEQSFSIGMSQIRIPKGGPSTQKAYPCGTCGLVLKDILHLAEYQETHPGQKPYMCVLCGKQFWFSANLHQHQKQHSGEEPFRRDKSRAFLVNNCTVQSSEMSFVTGEACKDFLASSSIFQHHAPHNEWKPHSNTKCEEASHCGKRHYKCSECGKTFSRKDSLVQHQRVHTGERPYECGECGKTFSRKPILAQHQRIHTGEMPYECGICGKVFNHSSNLIVHQRVHTGARPYKCSECGKAYSHKSTLVQHESIHTGERPYECSECGKYFGHKYRLIKHWSVHTGARPYECIACGKFFSQSSDLIAHQRVHNGEKPYVCSECGKAFSHKHVLVQHHRIHTGERPYKCSECGKAFRQRASLIRHWKIHSGERP, encoded by the exons GGGCAGGTGAACTTTGAGGACGTGTTCGTGTACTTCTCCCAGGAGGAGTGGGTGCTCCTTGATGAGGCTCAGAGGCTCCTGTACCGtgatgtgatgctggagaactTTGCACTTATGGCCTCTCTGG GACATACATCTTTCATGTCCCATGTAGTTGCCTCACTGGTGATGGGTAGTGAGCCCTGGGTACCTGACTGGGTGGACATGACCCTACCTGTTGCCACAGAGACTCCAGGTGGGAGTGGCCCTG GTTGTTGGCATGGAATGGAGGATGAAGAGATACCTTTTGAGCAGAGCTTTTCTATAGGAATGTCACAGATCAGGATTCCCAAGGGAGGTCCTTCTACTCAGAAGGCTTACCCCTGTGGGACATGTGGCCTGGTCTTAAAAGACATTTTGCACTTGGCTGAGTACCAGGAAACACACCCAGGGCAGAAACCGtacatgtgtgtgctgtgtgggaAACAGTTCTGGTTCAGTGCAAACCTTCACCAGCACCAGAAGCAGCACAGTGGAGAGGAACCCTTTAGAAGGGATAAGAGCAGGGCCTTTCTTGTGAACAACTGCACTGTCCAATCATCAGAGATGTCTTTTGTGACAGGGGAGGCTTGTAAGGACTTCCTAGCCAGCTCAAGCATTTTCCAGCACCATGCCCCTCACAATGAGTGGAAGCCACACAGCAACACCAAGTGCGAGGAGGCCTCTCACTGTGGAAAAAGGCATTACAAATGCAGCGAATGTGGGAAAACCTTCAGCCGCAAAGACTCACTCGTTCAACACCAGAGAGTCCACACTGGAGAAAGGCCTTATGAGTGTGGTGAATGTGGGAAAACCTTTAGCCGCAAACCCATACTTGCTCAGCACCAGAGAATCCACACTGGAGAAATGCCTTATGAGTGTGGCATATGTGGGAAAGTTTTTAATCATAGTTCTAACCTTATTGTACATCAAAGAGTACACACTGGAGCAAGGCCTTACAagtgcagtgaatgtgggaaagcctatAGCCACAAATCTACACTTGTTCAGCATGAGAGTATCCATACTGGAGAAAGGCCGTATGAGTGCAGTGAATGTGGAAAATACTTTGGTCACAAATACAGACTCATTAAACATTGGAGTGTTCATACTGGAGCAAGGCCTTATGAGTGCATTGCATGTGGGAAATTCTTTAGCCAAAGCTCTGACCTTATTGCACATCAAAGAGTTCATAATGGTGAAAAGCCTTATGTGTGCAGTGAGTGTGGAAAAGCCTTTAGCCACAAACATGTACTTGTTCAGCATCatagaattcacactggagaaaggccATATAagtgcagtgaatgtgggaaggccttcaggCAGAGGGCTTCCCTCATCCGCCACTGGAAAATTCACAGTGGAGAAAGGCCTTAG
- the ZNF772 gene encoding zinc finger protein 772 isoform X2 has protein sequence MAAAEPMGPAQVPMNSEVIMDPIQGQVNFEDVFVYFSQEEWVLLDEAQRLLYRDVMLENFALMASLGCWHGMEDEEIPFEQSFSIGMSQIRIPKGGPSTQKAYPCGTCGLVLKDILHLAEYQETHPGQKPYMCVLCGKQFWFSANLHQHQKQHSGEEPFRRDKSRAFLVNNCTVQSSEMSFVTGEACKDFLASSSIFQHHAPHNEWKPHSNTKCEEASHCGKRHYKCSECGKTFSRKDSLVQHQRVHTGERPYECGECGKTFSRKPILAQHQRIHTGEMPYECGICGKVFNHSSNLIVHQRVHTGARPYKCSECGKAYSHKSTLVQHESIHTGERPYECSECGKYFGHKYRLIKHWSVHTGARPYECIACGKFFSQSSDLIAHQRVHNGEKPYVCSECGKAFSHKHVLVQHHRIHTGERPYKCSECGKAFRQRASLIRHWKIHSGERP, from the exons GGGCAGGTGAACTTTGAGGACGTGTTCGTGTACTTCTCCCAGGAGGAGTGGGTGCTCCTTGATGAGGCTCAGAGGCTCCTGTACCGtgatgtgatgctggagaactTTGCACTTATGGCCTCTCTGG GTTGTTGGCATGGAATGGAGGATGAAGAGATACCTTTTGAGCAGAGCTTTTCTATAGGAATGTCACAGATCAGGATTCCCAAGGGAGGTCCTTCTACTCAGAAGGCTTACCCCTGTGGGACATGTGGCCTGGTCTTAAAAGACATTTTGCACTTGGCTGAGTACCAGGAAACACACCCAGGGCAGAAACCGtacatgtgtgtgctgtgtgggaAACAGTTCTGGTTCAGTGCAAACCTTCACCAGCACCAGAAGCAGCACAGTGGAGAGGAACCCTTTAGAAGGGATAAGAGCAGGGCCTTTCTTGTGAACAACTGCACTGTCCAATCATCAGAGATGTCTTTTGTGACAGGGGAGGCTTGTAAGGACTTCCTAGCCAGCTCAAGCATTTTCCAGCACCATGCCCCTCACAATGAGTGGAAGCCACACAGCAACACCAAGTGCGAGGAGGCCTCTCACTGTGGAAAAAGGCATTACAAATGCAGCGAATGTGGGAAAACCTTCAGCCGCAAAGACTCACTCGTTCAACACCAGAGAGTCCACACTGGAGAAAGGCCTTATGAGTGTGGTGAATGTGGGAAAACCTTTAGCCGCAAACCCATACTTGCTCAGCACCAGAGAATCCACACTGGAGAAATGCCTTATGAGTGTGGCATATGTGGGAAAGTTTTTAATCATAGTTCTAACCTTATTGTACATCAAAGAGTACACACTGGAGCAAGGCCTTACAagtgcagtgaatgtgggaaagcctatAGCCACAAATCTACACTTGTTCAGCATGAGAGTATCCATACTGGAGAAAGGCCGTATGAGTGCAGTGAATGTGGAAAATACTTTGGTCACAAATACAGACTCATTAAACATTGGAGTGTTCATACTGGAGCAAGGCCTTATGAGTGCATTGCATGTGGGAAATTCTTTAGCCAAAGCTCTGACCTTATTGCACATCAAAGAGTTCATAATGGTGAAAAGCCTTATGTGTGCAGTGAGTGTGGAAAAGCCTTTAGCCACAAACATGTACTTGTTCAGCATCatagaattcacactggagaaaggccATATAagtgcagtgaatgtgggaaggccttcaggCAGAGGGCTTCCCTCATCCGCCACTGGAAAATTCACAGTGGAGAAAGGCCTTAG
- the ZNF772 gene encoding zinc finger protein 772 isoform X3, with protein MLENFALMASLGHTSFMSHVVASLVMGSEPWVPDWVDMTLPVATETPGGSGPGCWHGMEDEEIPFEQSFSIGMSQIRIPKGGPSTQKAYPCGTCGLVLKDILHLAEYQETHPGQKPYMCVLCGKQFWFSANLHQHQKQHSGEEPFRRDKSRAFLVNNCTVQSSEMSFVTGEACKDFLASSSIFQHHAPHNEWKPHSNTKCEEASHCGKRHYKCSECGKTFSRKDSLVQHQRVHTGERPYECGECGKTFSRKPILAQHQRIHTGEMPYECGICGKVFNHSSNLIVHQRVHTGARPYKCSECGKAYSHKSTLVQHESIHTGERPYECSECGKYFGHKYRLIKHWSVHTGARPYECIACGKFFSQSSDLIAHQRVHNGEKPYVCSECGKAFSHKHVLVQHHRIHTGERPYKCSECGKAFRQRASLIRHWKIHSGERP; from the exons atgctggagaactTTGCACTTATGGCCTCTCTGG GACATACATCTTTCATGTCCCATGTAGTTGCCTCACTGGTGATGGGTAGTGAGCCCTGGGTACCTGACTGGGTGGACATGACCCTACCTGTTGCCACAGAGACTCCAGGTGGGAGTGGCCCTG GTTGTTGGCATGGAATGGAGGATGAAGAGATACCTTTTGAGCAGAGCTTTTCTATAGGAATGTCACAGATCAGGATTCCCAAGGGAGGTCCTTCTACTCAGAAGGCTTACCCCTGTGGGACATGTGGCCTGGTCTTAAAAGACATTTTGCACTTGGCTGAGTACCAGGAAACACACCCAGGGCAGAAACCGtacatgtgtgtgctgtgtgggaAACAGTTCTGGTTCAGTGCAAACCTTCACCAGCACCAGAAGCAGCACAGTGGAGAGGAACCCTTTAGAAGGGATAAGAGCAGGGCCTTTCTTGTGAACAACTGCACTGTCCAATCATCAGAGATGTCTTTTGTGACAGGGGAGGCTTGTAAGGACTTCCTAGCCAGCTCAAGCATTTTCCAGCACCATGCCCCTCACAATGAGTGGAAGCCACACAGCAACACCAAGTGCGAGGAGGCCTCTCACTGTGGAAAAAGGCATTACAAATGCAGCGAATGTGGGAAAACCTTCAGCCGCAAAGACTCACTCGTTCAACACCAGAGAGTCCACACTGGAGAAAGGCCTTATGAGTGTGGTGAATGTGGGAAAACCTTTAGCCGCAAACCCATACTTGCTCAGCACCAGAGAATCCACACTGGAGAAATGCCTTATGAGTGTGGCATATGTGGGAAAGTTTTTAATCATAGTTCTAACCTTATTGTACATCAAAGAGTACACACTGGAGCAAGGCCTTACAagtgcagtgaatgtgggaaagcctatAGCCACAAATCTACACTTGTTCAGCATGAGAGTATCCATACTGGAGAAAGGCCGTATGAGTGCAGTGAATGTGGAAAATACTTTGGTCACAAATACAGACTCATTAAACATTGGAGTGTTCATACTGGAGCAAGGCCTTATGAGTGCATTGCATGTGGGAAATTCTTTAGCCAAAGCTCTGACCTTATTGCACATCAAAGAGTTCATAATGGTGAAAAGCCTTATGTGTGCAGTGAGTGTGGAAAAGCCTTTAGCCACAAACATGTACTTGTTCAGCATCatagaattcacactggagaaaggccATATAagtgcagtgaatgtgggaaggccttcaggCAGAGGGCTTCCCTCATCCGCCACTGGAAAATTCACAGTGGAGAAAGGCCTTAG